Proteins encoded within one genomic window of Canis lupus familiaris isolate Mischka breed German Shepherd chromosome 12, alternate assembly UU_Cfam_GSD_1.0, whole genome shotgun sequence:
- the MDC1 gene encoding mediator of DNA damage checkpoint protein 1 isoform X4: MQVMEDTQAINWEIEEEEETERPSEALGRGLEPVGRLHIFSSAHGPEKDFPLYLGKNMVGRMPDCSVTLPFSSISKQHAVIEILAWDKAPVLQDCGSLNGTQVLRPPKVLSPGVSHRLRDQELILFADLPCQYHRLNVPLPFVSRGPLTVEETPRVQGGTQPQGLLLAEDSEEEVDSPSERCVVKEPRTSPLAAVVPESDEEGPSPAPDGPGPPFAFNLDSDTDEEESQHSAAGEASLSARRGPTAETEQLKAMTPATQLGKDQCSVKERNNNTKVERDARNGVVSLGGILERNQSAGEDSDTDVDESRPPVRPAEVHLERAQPSDFIDSDTDVEEERIPATPAVVPMKKRQIFHRVSTKSLQEPALVHLQEIPAGNDTDVEESEIQLAVPLERNQISMVIDSNTDDEEEVLAALTLARLKESGSDTWNRGTDVEEDRAQPVALLEPSQTSAGRDSKTDVEEEGLPMENRRTVPKCHTDKACSEKRQFPLQDSDLEVDEDKSLLEVHLERNQASATIDITQVEEKVLPGPAIILVEKHQVPVVWTDQTYVEVEGGQAKLPVMHLGEPQPPLSEDCGTDVEEDTSLAASLVADTGKHQLLAEGDAGTESAAPVLEQERVLEARAQGVSLVSQVEQDLLPVSKENLIDLVVDTGTSGETIQPQKEGAQTPTERKREPHVDRTKNCGDNHGDSEDLDLQATQCFVERENQSPEGALDEPWEVLATQPFCPRESEASEPQPIAAHIDAHGSCPSTPRTAPQAQHPESPVHAEPLGIQGRGMQTVEKDMGTPREAPEEVAPERGPLDRETKKLPAGEREDVLGEELTRGIRVLARDNQGQESDQKVKSASTERNMESLNIEIEIPREAQEKETEKQSIAREIFEREAEKPVVEREGEPSGLGMKVPEVKLERGPQRGEIEKGSQDQEGQASSLTPEPSAGMGAQQGLASVPEASGSQSGGAPMSPSRQERGHLTCKAPPAEKASVGDQESADAHLPAAVPEASTPHHNPLLSQSQKHPVSQPFLSSSPSSLEPIPRTRQNGNQEVPGTPLSSEMEPLYPKSKVRLRGSSRKTLSAISSLALEPHSTIPTDQPLCPEPTSRVTRGRTRRSSLKTPELLVPEVQPSTSKDQSVTAEPISQGRTRKSVKAPEPVVSTATQSRALRSSVKTPKVDISTTPALQPSTSKDQPVTPEPTSQVTWGRTRRSSVKIPEPTVPTAPALQPSTSEDQSVITEHTSGGTHRRTRRSSVKTPEPIVPTAPEFQPTIPRDQPVTPEPTSQVTWGRTRRSSVKTPEPTVPTAPELQPSTSKDQSVITEPTSGATHSRTHRSSLKTPKPTVPTATELQPTTHKGQPVTPKRISQGRTPKSSSKTNTSVVSTVPELQACTPTDQPVIPKLAFQATRGRTQRFSIETPEPVAPTVPEPQPSISTDQPVTPEPTSRATRGRTHRSFVKMPQPIEPTAPDLESVTPTDQLFSPKVQGSQGKMLRSSTISAVPVLTTPEFQPSVPTDQPIPPEPISQANCSRRLRATRNHESLIAPIICEPYSALPEPKSRSSRNQRQRAVRTVESLRTIPKPAFAQLPEAPTHATQIYKLEAAGRSEFTLGPPPKASQSHKRPLATVDSPPPQKRHQRGEVTQETVFLKEEEEDPMERPREEEDVVVPGPGKRKRDQAEEEPKRIPSRSLRRTKPNQESTVPKVLFTGVVDARGERAVLALGGSLASSVAEASHLVTDRVRRTVKFLCALGRGIPILSLDWLHQSHKAGCFLPPDEYVVTDPEQEKNFGFSLRDALSRAREQRLLEGYEIHVTPGVQPPPPQMGEIISCCGGTVLPSMPRSYKPQRVVITCSQDFPRCSIPFRIGLPILSPEFLLTGVLKQEAKPEAFIFSTLEMSSS; encoded by the exons ATGCAG GTCATGGAGGACACCCAGGCTATCAACTGGGAGattgaagaagaggaggagacagagagacccAGTGAAGCCTTGGGGCGTGGCTTAGAGCCTGTAGGGCGGTTGCATATCTTCAGTAGTGCCCATGGACCAGAAAAAG ATTTTCCCCTGTATCTTGGGAAGAATATGGTAGGCCGAATGCCTGATTGCTCTGTGACCCTGCCCTTTTCATCCATCTCCAAACAACATGCAGTCATTGAAATCTTGGCCTGGGACAAGGCACCTGTCCTCCAAGATTGTGGCAGCCTCAATGGTACTCAAGTCCTAAGGCCTCCTAAGGTCCTAAGCCCAGGGGTGAGTCATCGGCTGAGGGACCAGGAGTTGATTCTCTTTGCTGACTTGCCCTGCCAGTACCATCGCCTGAATGTCCCCCTGCCCTTTGTTTCCCGGGGCCCTCTAACTGTAGAAGAGACACCCAGGGTACAGGGAGGAACTCAACCCCAGGGGCTCCTGTTGGCTGAGGACTCGGAGGAGGAAGTAG ATTCTCCTTCTGAAAGGTGTGTGGTGAAAGAACCAAGGACCTCCCCTTTGGCAGCAGTAGTTCCAGAGAG TGATGAAGAGGGGCCTTCTCCTGCCCCAGATGGCCCTGGGCCACCTTTTGCCTTCAACCTGGACAGTGACACAGATGAGGAAGAAAGTCAGCATTCAGCAGCGGGAGAGGCCTCCTTATCTGCCAGAAGAGGCCCCACTGCAGAAACAGAACAGCTGAAAGCTATGACACCTGCAACCCAGCTTGGAAAGGATCAGTGTTCAGTGAAGGAGAGGAACAATAACACAAAAGTTGAGAGGGATGCAAGGAATGGGGTGGTCTCACTTGGGGGGATTCTGGAGAGAAACCAAAGTGCTGGGGAGGACAGTGACACAGATGTGGATGAGAGCAGGCCTCCAGTAAGGCCTGCTGAAGTCCATTTAGAAAGGGCCCAACCTTCTGATTTCATAGACAGTGATACTGATGTGGAAGAAGAACGGATCCCTGCAACACCAGCTGTAGTTCCTATGAAGAAGAGGCAAATCTTCCACAGAGTTAGTACAAAGAGTCTTCAGGAACCTGCTTTGGTACATCTACAGGAGATCCCAGCTGGTAATGATACAGATGTGGAGGAAAGTGAGATCCAACTGGCAGTCCCTCTGGAGAGAAACCAAATTTCCATGGTGATTGACAGCAATACAGATGATGAGGAAGAAGTCTTAGCAGCACTCACTTTGGCACGTCTGAAAGAGAGCGGATCTGATACATGGAACAGAGGTACAGATGTGGAAGAGGACAGGGCCCAACCTGTGGCCCTTCTGGAGCCAAGCCAAACCTCTGCTGGGAGAGATAGTAAGACAGACGTGGAGGAGGAGGGTCTCCCAATGGAAAACAGAAGAACTGTGCCCAAGTGTCATACAGACAAGGCATGCTCAGAAAAGAGGCAGTTTCCTCTCCAAGACAGTGATCTAGAGGTAGATGAAGATAAGAGCTTACTTGAGGTCCACCTGGAGAGAAATCAAGCCTCTGCCACCATAGACATCACACAAGTGGAAGAGAAAGTCCTACCAGGACCAGCTATTATACTTGTGGAGAAGCATCAGGTGCCTGTGGTATGGACAGATCAAACATATGTGGAAGTAGAAGGGGGCCAAGCAAAGCTGCCTGTGATGCACCTAGGGGAACCCCAGCCTCCTCTATCTGAGGACTGTGGGACAGATGTGGAGGAGGACACATCCTTAGCAGCCTCACTGGTGGCAGATACTGGAAAGCACCAGCTTCTAGCAGAAGGGGATGCTGGGACAGAATCGGCTGCACCAGTTCTTGAGCAGGAGAGAGTTCTTGAGGCGAGGGCCCAGGGGGTTTCACTTGTATCACAGGTGGAGCAAGATCTTCTCCCTGTCTCAAAGGAGAACCTTATAGATCTGGTGGTGGACACAGGCACTTCAGGAGAAACCATCCAACcacagaaagagggagcccagacccccacagaaaggaagagagaaccaCATGTGGACAGGACCAAGAACTGTGGAGACAACCATGGTG ATTCTGAAGACCTGGACCTACAGGCTACCCAGTGCtttgtggagagagagaatcagagccCAGAAG GTGCCCTGGATGAGCCGTGGGAAGTCTTGGCAACACAGCCATTCTGTCCAAGAGAGTCTGAGGCCTCTGAGCCCCAGCCCATTGCTGCCCACATTGATGCCCATGGATCTTGCCCCTCTACACCTAGGACAGCACCACAAGCCCAACATCCAGAGAGCCCAGTTCATGCAGAGCCACTGGGGATTCAAGGCAGAGGGATGCAGACTGTGGAGAAAGACATGGGTACACCAAGAGAAGCACCAGAGGAGGTGGCCCCTGAGAGAGGCCCATTGGACAGGGAAACCAAGAAGCTgccagcaggagagagagaagatgtgTTAGGAGAAGAGTTAACTAGAGGGATACGGGTGTTAGCTAGAGATAATCAGGGACAAGAGTCTGACCAAAAGGTGAAAAGTGCAAGTACTGAAAGGAACATGGAGAGTTTAAACATAGAAATTGAGATACCCAGGGAGGcacaagagaaagagacagaaaagcagtCTATTGcaagagaaatatttgaaagagaagcagagaaaccagtagtagagagagagggtgagccaAGTGGATTAGGCATGAAGGTACCAGAAGTAAAACTGGAGAGAGGCCCACAGAGAGGGGAGATAGAGAAAGGGAGCCAAGACCAGGAAGGGCAGGCCTCCAGTCTAACACCAGAGCCTAGTGCAGGGATGGGGGCCCAGCAGGGACTTGCTTCAGTCCCAGAAGCTTCTGGGAGCCAGTCAGGTGGAGCCCCGATGAGCCCCAGCAGGCAGGAGAGAG GCCACCTGACTTGCAAGGCGCCACCTGCTGAGAAGGCCTCTGTG GGTGATCAGGAATCCGCAGATGCTCATCTGCCTGCTGCAGTGCCTGAAGCTTCAACCCCACACCACAACCCCCTCCTCTCTCAGAGTCAAAAACATCCTGTGTCTCagcccttcctttcttcctctccatcttcttTAGAGCCCATTCCCAGGACCAGGCAAAATGGGAATCAGGAAGTTCCAGGGACTCCTTTATCCTCAGAGATGGAGCCTCTGTACCCAAAATCCAAAGTCAGGCTCCGAGGGTCCTCCAGGAAGACACTCTCTGCAATTTCTTCTTTAGCCCTTGAACCTCACTCAACCATCCCCACAGACCAGCCCCTCTGTCCTGAGCCCACATCTCGGGTCACTCGGGGCAGGACACGTAGGTCCTCTCTGAAGACCCCTGAACTCCTTGTCCCTGAAGTCCAGCCTTCCACCTCCAAAGACCAGTCTGTCACTGCTGAGCCCATATCTCAAGGCAGGACACGTAAATCTGTCAAGGCTCCTGAACCAGTTGTCTCCACAGCCACTCAGAGCAGGGCACTTAGGTCTTCTGTCAAGACTCCCAAAGTAGACATCTCCACAACCCCTGCGCTCCAGCCTTCTACTTCCAAAGACCAGCCTGTCACCCCTGAGCCCACATCTCAGGTCACTTGGGGCAGGACACGTAGGTCCTCTGTCAAGATCCCTGAACCAACTGTCCCCACAGCCCCTGCACTCCAGCCTTCCACCTCTGAAGACCAGTCTGTCATCACTGAGCACACATCTGGGGGCACTCACAGGAGGACACGTAGGTCTTCTGTCAAGACTCCTGAGCCAATTGTCCCAACAGCTCCTGAATTCCAGCCTACTATCCCCAGAGACCAGCCTGTCACCCCTGAGCCCACATCTCAGGTCACTTGGGGCAGGACACGTAGGTCCTCTGTCAAGACCCCTGAACCAACTGTCCCCACAGCTCCTGAACTTCAGCCGTCTACCTCCAAAGACCAGTCTGTCATCACTGAGCCCACATCAGGAGCCACTCACAGCAGGACACACAGGTCTTCTCTCAAGACTCCTAAGCCAACTGTCCCCACAGCCACTGAGCTCCAGCCTACCACCCACAAAGGCCAGCCTGTCACCCCCAAACGTATATCTCAGGGCAGGACACCTAAGTCTTCTAGCAAGACTAACACATCAGTTGTCTCCACAGTCCCTGAGCTCCAGGCTTGTACCCCCACAGACCAGCCTGTCATCCCCAAACTTGCATTTCAGGCCACTCGGGGTAGGACACAAAGGTTCTCTATCGAGACCCCTGAACCAGTTGCCCCCACAGTGCCTGAACCCCAGCCTTCCATCTCCACAGATCAGCCTGTCACTCCTGAGCCCACATCTCGGGCCACTCGGGGCAGGACACATAGGTCCTTTGTCAAGATGCCCCAGCCAATTGAACCCACAGCCCCTGATCTTGAATCTGTCACCCCCACAGATCAACTGTTCTCCCCCAAGGTTCAGGGAAGTCAGGGTAAGATGCTAAGGTCTTCTACAATAAGTGCTGTGCCAGTTCTTACCACTCCTGAATTCCAGCCTTCTGTCCCCACAGACCAGCCTATTCCCCCTGAGCCCATCTCTCAAGCCAATTGCAGCAGGAGGCTGAGGGCCACTAGGAACCATGAGTCCCTTATAGCTCCCATTATCTGTGAGCCCTACTCTGCACTCCCTGAACCTAAATCTCGGTCCTCAAGGAACCAAAGACAAAGAGCAGTGAGAACAGTTGAGTCCCTCAGGACCATTCCCAAGCCGGCCTTTGCCCAGCTTCCTGAAGCCCCCACTCATGCTACCCAGATCTACAAGTTGGAGGCAGCAGGCAGATCGGAGTTCACCCTGGGGCCCCCACCTAAGGCCTCTCAGAGCCACAAGAGGCCTTTGGCTACTGTGGATTCACCCCCACCTCAAAAACGGCACCAAAGAGGAGAAGTCACCCAGGAGACAGTGTTCctcaaggaggaggaagaagatcCAATGGAGAGGccaagggaggaggag GATGTAGTGGTTCCAGGACcaggcaagagaaagagagaccaagcagaggaggagcccaagagaatcccaagccgcaGTCTTAGACGAACCAAACCTAACCAAGAGTCCACAGTCCCCAAA GTTCTCTTCACAGGAGTGGTGGATGCCCGTGGTGAGCGGGCAGTGCTGGCCCTGGGGGGGAGTCTGGCCAGCTCAGTGGCAGAGGCTTCCCACTTGGTGACTGATCGAGTCCGCCGTACGGTCAAGTTCCTGTGTGCTCTGGGGCGGGGGATTCCCATCCTCTCCTTGGATTGGCTCCACCAG TCCCACAAGGCTGGTTGCTTTTTGCCCCCGGATGAATATGTGGTGACTGATCCTGAGCAGGAGAAGAACTTTGGCTTCAGCCTTCGAGATGCCCTGAGCCGGGCTCGGGAGCAAAGGTTGCTGGAG ggCTATGAGATCCATGTGACTCCAGGAGTCCAGCCACCACCACCTCAGATGGGAGAGATCATCAGCTGCTGTGGAGGCACTGTACTACCCAGCATGCCCCGGTCTTATAAG CCTCAGAGAGTTGTGATTACATGCTCCCAGGACTTCCCTCGATGCTCTATTCCTTTTCGGATTGGGCTGCCCATCCTCTCACCTGAGTTCCTGCTAACAGGAGTGCTAAAGCAGGAAGCCAAGCCAGAGGCGTTCATCTTCTCCACTTTGGAAATGTCATCCTCCTGA